In Vigna angularis cultivar LongXiaoDou No.4 chromosome 8, ASM1680809v1, whole genome shotgun sequence, one DNA window encodes the following:
- the LOC128193446 gene encoding uncharacterized protein LOC128193446, protein MRSREQVENLLFDPEIERTARRNNSRRRRQSRESRESSAISEEILDFSSGQEKEEMEDNRTREGSGQGRRTLADYNTFSGPLHFNSIARPVVNAANMEMKPTLIHLVQNNQFHGLSHENPYTHLATFMEICNTVRIHQVPDEAIRLSLFPFSLAGNAKMWLNSFLENSLTVWDDVVAKFLNKFFPQSKVNKGKQEISSFQQDADETLGQAWDRFKGLLRKTPTHGFNEPTMLNLFLGGLKSQTKLMLDASTGGNIRWKTPEDAHDLIENMAANDNEVQSERAQFQQKGVLQLQTQDALLAQNKIMTQQLETLMKKLSQLPKELQNVSQFQHQRVQSCQLCGGNHNNGQCAVQIMSHEEVHYMGNQGLQTNYDQRQSFNQGWRPHPSMGQAVPFNRPPPQNFQQQPSLTERTSKLEETLQQFMQVSISNHKSTEASLRNLEIQVGQLAKKLEEKPEKDFGANTEVNPKAYCNVITTRLGRIPEERGIEKKVSEEKDEMSKQGDEEKEREGEKKKEHVYEKPLPYPMVVCRKDKERQFQSFIDIFKKLEIKMPFSEALKQIPAYSRFMKDLLTKKKKKYIEEETIEVQGQCSAIIQKLLPPKFKDPGSFTIPCTIGELAIGNALIDLGASINLMPLSMFKKIGELELKPTRMTLQLADRSIKYPQGVVEDVLVKVDKFLFPMDFVVMEMKEDTEIPLILGRPFMKTARVLIDVDEGKLKVRVEDEEVNFNVFEAMSHPNDEDTCFQIDELEEVCMIAQKTMHISSPLNLDVLKEIPFEEEEKREQKLHLKLLPSLLNDVKPLDQPQSASQCQAKDVKQALTGRQPSFLTLSIYVFSSFGCVD, encoded by the coding sequence atgagaagcagagaacaggttgaaaatctacttttcgatccggaaattgaaagaactgctcgaaggaaCAACAGTAGAAGGAGGCgacaaagtagagaatccagAGAATCATCTGCTATCTCTGAAGAAATTCTGGATTTTTCATCCgggcaagaaaaagaagaaatggaagataatcgcactagagaaggttctgggcaaggaagacgtactcttgcagattataatactttctcaggacctctgcacttcaacagtattgcaagaccagtggtgaatgctgctaacatggagatgaagccaactcttattcatctggtgcagaacaatcaatttcatggattatctcacgagaatccatacactcacttggctactttcatggagatatgtaatacagtgaggattcaccaggttccagatgaagcaatccgacttagcttatttccattctcattggctggtaatgcaaaaatgtggctgaattccTTCCTAGAGAATAGTCTAACAGTCTGGGATGATGTGGTTGCCAAATTCCTGAACaagttcttccctcagtccaaagtcaataagggaaagcaggagatctcttctttccaaCAGGATGCTGATGAAAcactaggtcaagcatgggatagattcaaaggcctattgagaaaaacccctactcatggatttaatgagcctacaatgttaaatctgtttcttggagggctgaaatctcaaacaaagttaatgttagatgcatcaactggaggtaatatcagatggaagacgcctGAAGATGCACATGatctgattgaaaatatggctgcaaatgataatgaagttcagagtgagagagctcaatttcaacaaaaaggtgttcttcaacttcaaactcaagatgctttactagctcagaacaagattatgactcagcaacttgagacattaatgaagaagttatctcagctacctaaagaactgcagaatgtttctcaatttcaacatcagagggttcagagttgtcaattgtgcggaggaaatcataataatggtcaatgtgcagtGCAAAtcatgtctcatgaagaagtacactatatgggaaatcaaggtcttcagACGAATTATGATCAacgtcaaagttttaatcaaggatggagaccacatccgagtatgggacaagcTGTTCCTTTCAACAGGCCACCTCCacagaactttcagcaacaaccttctctgacagaaagaacttcaaaactggaagaaactcttcagcagtttatgcaggtatcaatttccaaccataaaagtacagaagcctcacttaggaatttggagattcaggtgggtcaattagctaagaagttggaagaaaaaccagagaaggactttggggcaaacactgaagtaaatccaaaggcATACTGCAATGTTATTACTACAAGATTAGGAAGAATTCCGGAAGAAAGAGGGATTgagaaaaaagtgagtgaagaaaaagatgagatgagtaaacagggagatgaagaaaaagagagagagggagagaaaaagaaagaacatgtgtacgagaaacctcttccatatccaatGGTTGTCTGTAGAAAGGATAAGGAAAGACAGTTCCagagtttcattgatattttcaagaaattggaaatcaagatgcctttctcagaagcactgaaacaaatacctgcttattcaagattcatgaaagatttgctcactaagaagaagaagaagtatattgaggaagaaactatagaagtacagggccaatgcagtgctatcattcagaagttgcttcctccaaagtttaaagatccaggtagttttacaattccatgcaccattggtGAACTGGCTATTGGGAATGCgttaattgatcttggagccagcatcaatcttatgcctctgtcaatgtttaagaagattggagaattagagttgaagcccacacgcatgactctacaattggcagacaggTCGATCAAATATCCACAGGGAGTAGTAGAAGATGTTCTGGTAAAGGTagataaattcttatttccgatggattttgttgtcatggaaatgaaagaagatACAGAAATTCCTCTGATTctgggaaggccattcatgaagactgctcgagtgttgattgatgttgatgaggGAAAGCTCAAAGTGAGAGTTgaggatgaagaagtaaatttcaatgtctttgaagcaatgtctcacccaaatgatgaagatacatgctttcaaaTTGATGAACTTGAGGAAGTCTGCATGATTGCACAAAAGACGATGCATATATCCTCACCTCTTAATCTCGATGTTTTAAAGGAGATTCCatttgaggaagaagagaaaagagaacagAAGTTGCACTTGAAGTTGCTACCTTCACTTCTGAATGATGTCAAACCCTTGGATCAACCACAGAGTGCTTCTCAATGtcaagctaaagacgttaaacaagcgcttactgggaggcaacccagctttctaactctatctatttatgttttcagttcttttggttgtgtggattga